In Edaphobacter aggregans, the sequence AGTCAGCGCGATGCTGCTGGAGGGAGAGACCTGGCTCGATGGTATTTCGCCCACCGGCCAACCCGACCAGCGAAGCGCCATCGCCAACTATCGATTTATAGGCCCTGACTACTTCGCAACGTTGCAGGAACGAGTCATCGAAGGCCGCGCCCTCAACGACCACGACCGCGGAACCAAAAATGCAGTGATCTCGGAAACCACAGCCAGGGCGGTATGGCCGAATCAGGATCCGGTCGGCCGCCAGTTCACCCACAACGGACAAGCCACGACTATAGTTGGCATCGTCGCTGACGCACACAATAACTCGCTACGATCCGCACCGGTCAACATGGTCTATCTGCCCTATTGGGACGACCCTCCCAGGAGCGCCTACTTCCTCGTGCGGGGTTCGCAAGATCCATCCCTTCTCATAGGAGCTGTGCGCACCGCTATCTGGAACTACAATCCCGACGTCACAATCGCCCGCGTTCATACTCTGGATTCGCAGGTAAGCGATTCGCTCGCACCCGAACATCTCCAGACCACCATCTTCGTTGCATTTGGCGCAGCCGCGCTTCTCCTTGCCCTTCTCGGCATCTACGGAACGTTGAGCTACTCCGTCGAAGCCCGCACGCAGGAAGTAGGCATTCGCATGGCCTTAGGAGCAACACGCCAGAGCGTCTATCGGCTGATGCTGGGAACGATCGTTGCGCCAGTCCTCACCGGCCTTGCTCTGGGCTGGATCGCGAGCCTCAGCATCGGCAAAAGCCTCGCAGCGCTGCTCTATGGAACATCCCCCAGCGATATATCTGTGGTTCTACCCGTAATCGGCATCTTCGCCGTCGCCGCCGGAGCCGCAACATTCCTGCCGTGCAAACGCGCAGCCGCAATTGAGCCCATGGAAGCCCTCCGAACGGACTAAAGGAACTCTCGGAAAACGGTGTAAAGACCGAAGAGCAACCCATCAATCAGCCGTATGGGCCTTGATGTAATTCCTCAGCGCAAGATTTGTATCCATGGCCTTCTGTACTCCGTTGTCCATCATCCGCAACCAGGCCGATGCTGGCTCCTTCTGCTCTGTCATGCTCAGCAGATAGCTGGTTTGCACAATGATCTCCAGCGCATTGCTTAGCTCATGCGCCAGCTTGCGAATCTCGACAGCAATATCTTCGGGGATACATTCGGCATCAGCTGGCGCCTGTGGTTTGTTCGTAGAGTCTGTCATCATTGGGTCATTTCGCATATCTCGAAGGTAGACGTGCTCGAACGCAGATAAGTCTACGCAGCCTGCGCCAGAATTGACAGCGCACGCCAGCTTTGAAACACTAAAGACTCGCGGTTAGCGTGTCCGGCCTTGGCCGACGCGACCACCGTGCCGTAGTGGCGGAATTGGCAGACGCGCATGGTTCAGGTCCATGTACTCGCAAGGGTGTGGGGGTTCGAGTCCCCCCTTCGGCACCAAAGTTCAAAAGGAGCACTCTTTAGAGTGCTCCTTTTTTTCGCTCGCCGTAGAATGGCTATATGCCGACCCAGCTCGACCAGATCCTCGCGCATACCCACCTCCAGGTAAACTCCCGTAAGGCCGCCGCCGACTACGGTGAGCTAGAGCGCAGAGCCGCCCTCCACACTCCCCGCGGATTCACCGCAGCCCTCCGCGCCGCCGCCGAAAAAGGCCCCGCAATCATCTCCGAAATCAAGAAGGCCTCCCCCTCCAAAGGCCTCATCCGCAAGGATTTCTACCCAGCAGACCTTGCCCGCGGCTTTGAATCCCACGGCGCCGCGGCCCTCTCCGTCCTAACCAACGAGGAATTCTTCCAGGGCTCCCTCGACGATCTCCTCGCCGCCTCCGCTCAGGTCCGCATCCCCTGTCTTCGCAAGGACTTCATCCTCGACCCCTTCCAGATCCTCGAAGCCCGAGCCGCCCACGCCGACGCCATCCTCCTCATCGTCTCTGCCCACACCGACGCCACCCTCAGTGATCTCCGAGACGAAGCCCACAGCCTTGGCCTGGACGTCCTCTGCGAGACCCACGACCGTCAGGAGCTCCAGCGCGCCATCGACCTCGGCTTCGACCTCATCGGCGTCAACAGCCGCGACCTCCGCACCTTCACCGTACGTCCCGAAGTTTTTCTGGAACTCGCCCCTTGGATGCCTCGCCAGGCCGTCATGGTCGCCGAAAGCGGCCTCCGAACCTCCGACGATCTCGTCAAACTTCGCGGCGTGGGCTACAACGCCTTCCTCATTGGCGAAACACTCATGCGCCAGCCCGATCCAGCCGCCGCCCTCGCCCTCCTCCTCGATCGCGAGTACTCCAAAGAACACTAACCATGTGGATCAAAATCTGCGGCAACACCAATCTCAATGACGCCCAACTAGCCGCCGAGCTAGGCGCCAACGCGCTGGGCTTCATCTTCGCCGAAAGCAAGCGTCAGGTCACCGCCGCCGAGGTCGCCCGCATCACTCCCCACCTGCCGCAACACATCGAGCGCGTAGGCGTCTTCGACTCCCACAACGCCGACCAGATCGCCGCCATCACACGCGCAGCCGACCTCACCGCCATCCAACTCCACGGCGGAGTCGATCAGCAACTGATCCATCGCCTGAACGAAATCTTCGAAGATCGAGTGAAACTCATCCAGACCATCCACTGGACAATCGAATCCAAAGACAGCGCCGCAACCGTAGCCTCACAGCTCAAGGAAATACATCGCGCAGCCATAGTGGGAAGAGTCCTCATCGACTCAAAAGTAGGTCAGGCAGGCGGCGGAACCGGCGTAAGCTACGACTGGAAAGCAGCCAAAGCCGTCCTCACAGAAAACGCCAGCGGCCTCAGCATTATCGTCGCAGGAGGCTTGGGCCCGGACAACGTCGCCGAAGCCATTCACGGCCTCACACCCTGGGGAGTAGATGTGTCGAGTGGGGTGGAGAGAGAACCAAGGGAGAAAGATTCAGCAAAACTCGCCGCCTTCATCAAAAACGCCCGGCAAGCAAGCCAGCAAAACCAGCGCACATCCTAGTGGTGCGGCGCAACCTCATGCACATGCGCCCTGGGGACGCGGCTACGAACTACCTGCGGCCGCATATGAGCTCCACTCGTCGTCGGCCGTGCAAAAGCCAACGCTGGAGCAAGCATAAGCGACATCGCGATCAAAGCTTTTAATCTCATAATGGGCCCTTCTGCTACCTACATCTATAGGACGCGCAGAACCACCACGCGGATTCATTTTTGCCGCCGACCTCTACCCCGAAAAGCAGCCAGAATCCATCCCCAAAACGGGGCATACCAAGGCAGTATGACCCAAAACCCTTTTCCTGTCACCCAAATCCACAGCCGGGGACCCCAATCGTAAACGGCAGCCCAATCAGGGCTGATCCACCTTCATCCCTAATTCCTTCACCAGGAACGCATACTGATCCACAGCCAACTCCACCCGCTTGCTCAGCGGCATTCCACCCCCATGCCCGGCCCGCGTCTCCACACGAATCAGCACTGGATTAGGCCCCACCTGAGCCGCCTGCATCGCCGCAGCAAACTTGAAGCTGTGCGCCGGGAACACCCGGTCATCATGATCCGCAGTCGTAATCAGCGTAGGAGGATACGCAACCCCGGCCTTCACGTTATGCAGCGGCGAGTACTTATAAATCGCCGCAAACTCCTCCGCATTCTCCGACGGAGCCCCATAGTCCGCCTTCCACGCCCACCCAATCGTGAACTTATCGAACCGCAGCATATCCATCACACCCACCGCAGCTAGCACCGCACCAAACAACTCAGGCCGCTGAATCTCACTAGCCCCCACCAGCAGCCCGCCGTTGCTCCCACCCGAGATCGCCAGCTTCGGCGTAGACGTGTACTTGTTCGCAATCAACCACTCCGCTGCGCCAATAAAGTCATCGAACACATTCTGCTTCTTCAGCTTCATGCCACCCTGATGCCAATCCTCGCCATACTCTCCGCCACCCCTCAAACTAGGCTGCACATACACTCCACCCATCTCCATCCACAACACATGCGACGCCGAAAACTCCGGCAGCAGCGAGATGTTGAACCCACCGTACCCATACAGCAGCGTAGGATTCGTCCCATCCAGCTTCAGCCCTTTCTTGTAGCTCAAAAACATCGGCACCTTCGTCCCATCCTTGCTCGTATAAAACACCTGCTTCGTCTCATACAACGCAGGATCGAACTTCAACTTCGGTTGCCGATAAAGCGAAGTCTTCCCCGTCTTCATATCCAGCCGATAGATCGTTCCCGGCGTCGTAAAGTTCGTGAACTGGAAGAACGTCTCCTTATCCTCACGCTTGCCGCCAAACCCCGCCGCAGTCCCAATCGACGGCAGAGTCATCCGCTCCATCAGCTTCCCATCACGCGAATGAAACTCCACCAGACTCTGCGCATCGGCCAGATAGTTCGCGATCAGCGTGTCATGAACCATCGACACACCGTCCAGCTTGTTCTTCGTCTCGGGAATCACTGTCTTCCAATCCGCTCGCTCCGGATGCTTCAGATCAATCGCGATCACCTTCCCATTGGGAGCATCCAGCGTCGTATGCACCCAGAACAACGTGCCGTCGTTATCGATTGGCTGGTACACAGCATCCGCCACCGTCACCAACTTGATCACAGCCGCATCTGGATGCTCCAGGTCCTTCACCCACAACTCATTATTCGGACTAGTCCCCTTCGTCATATAAAGCAGCAGATATCGCCCGTCATCCGTCACCTGAGCCCCAACGTTCAGCTCCTTGTCATCCGGACGATCGAAGACCAGCTTGTCCTCACTCTGCTTCGTCCCCAGCTTGTGAAAGAAGACCTTGTGATAGTAGTTCGCCGCCTTCAGAGCATCCGCCTTAGGAGCGTCATACCCCTCATAGAAGAACCCGCTCCCATCCTTCAGCCACGCCGCCCCGCTGAACTTCGACCACTCGACCAAATCAGGCAGATCCTTACCCGTCGAAACATCCCGCACATGCCACTTAACCCAATCGCTGCCCGCATCGGCAATCGAGTAAGCCGCCAGCTTCCCATCATCCGTAATGCTCAATCCACTGATCGCCACCGTCCCATCAGCCGACATCGTATTCGGATCCAGCAGCACCTTCGACTCGCCCGTCAGCCCTTCCTGCCAGTAGATGACG encodes:
- the trpC gene encoding indole-3-glycerol phosphate synthase TrpC encodes the protein MPTQLDQILAHTHLQVNSRKAAADYGELERRAALHTPRGFTAALRAAAEKGPAIISEIKKASPSKGLIRKDFYPADLARGFESHGAAALSVLTNEEFFQGSLDDLLAASAQVRIPCLRKDFILDPFQILEARAAHADAILLIVSAHTDATLSDLRDEAHSLGLDVLCETHDRQELQRAIDLGFDLIGVNSRDLRTFTVRPEVFLELAPWMPRQAVMVAESGLRTSDDLVKLRGVGYNAFLIGETLMRQPDPAAALALLLDREYSKEH
- a CDS encoding prolyl oligopeptidase family serine peptidase: MRLMKPILAAALLSTDLTMSHAAGASGDKGARPEYPKAHTVEQVDDYFGTKVRDPYRWMEDVDSAEVKQWVDAENVLTQQYLATVPSREKMLSRLMELTNFERYTAPARRGTRYFYSHNEGLQNQNVIYWQEGLTGESKVLLDPNTMSADGTVAISGLSITDDGKLAAYSIADAGSDWVKWHVRDVSTGKDLPDLVEWSKFSGAAWLKDGSGFFYEGYDAPKADALKAANYYHKVFFHKLGTKQSEDKLVFDRPDDKELNVGAQVTDDGRYLLLYMTKGTSPNNELWVKDLEHPDAAVIKLVTVADAVYQPIDNDGTLFWVHTTLDAPNGKVIAIDLKHPERADWKTVIPETKNKLDGVSMVHDTLIANYLADAQSLVEFHSRDGKLMERMTLPSIGTAAGFGGKREDKETFFQFTNFTTPGTIYRLDMKTGKTSLYRQPKLKFDPALYETKQVFYTSKDGTKVPMFLSYKKGLKLDGTNPTLLYGYGGFNISLLPEFSASHVLWMEMGGVYVQPSLRGGGEYGEDWHQGGMKLKKQNVFDDFIGAAEWLIANKYTSTPKLAISGGSNGGLLVGASEIQRPELFGAVLAAVGVMDMLRFDKFTIGWAWKADYGAPSENAEEFAAIYKYSPLHNVKAGVAYPPTLITTADHDDRVFPAHSFKFAAAMQAAQVGPNPVLIRVETRAGHGGGMPLSKRVELAVDQYAFLVKELGMKVDQP
- a CDS encoding phosphoribosylanthranilate isomerase is translated as MWIKICGNTNLNDAQLAAELGANALGFIFAESKRQVTAAEVARITPHLPQHIERVGVFDSHNADQIAAITRAADLTAIQLHGGVDQQLIHRLNEIFEDRVKLIQTIHWTIESKDSAATVASQLKEIHRAAIVGRVLIDSKVGQAGGGTGVSYDWKAAKAVLTENASGLSIIVAGGLGPDNVAEAIHGLTPWGVDVSSGVEREPREKDSAKLAAFIKNARQASQQNQRTS